From the Aquirufa lenticrescens genome, the window CGCGGTTTTAGTAGGTGCGCTTGACCAGGTTTCTCCGGCCCATAAACCCGTCGTAAATAAAGCTAAATGTTTCTTTTCGATGTATTTAGCGCCTTTTTTATGGTAGGTTTTGCCAAATTCAAAGACTTTCAAATCTTTTTGGCGGCGGTTAATATTGTGTGCTAATACCTCTAATCCGGCGAATGACATGTGCTGTCTCATGACGCCTAGATCTTCGGAAAGACGATTTAGAATCTCTACCGTTTCGAATGATAAATCTTTCGCGATCGATGCGTGCGCATCGGCTTTCGTCAATGAGTTGGTAATGATTTCCTGGAAGCCTTTGGCCGTCAAAATCTGTGAGATATTCAACTGCACGCGCTCTTTGTCTAACAAAGGGAATTCCGAAATAAAATTCGCGCTTAAATGATCCGATAACGGGATGTTGTCCAAACCGTGGATGCGCAAAATTTCCTCGATAATATCAGCCTCTCTGGTCACATCGACGCGGTAAGCTGGAGAGATCGCAACGAAATCGTCGCCTTTATCGGCTTCGATTTTGAAATCTAACAATGTCAAAATTTCCTTGATTCGCTCAGCCGCTAATTCAATGCCGATGTATTGTTGTACGCGGCGAACGCTGACAGGAATGCTTACTAATTCAACCTGAGTAGGGTAATAATCAATCGGTTCTGAAGTTATTTTTCCGCCGGCTACTTCTTGAATTAATTGGGCTGCATATTCTAATGCGAATAATTTGGCCTGAATATCCGTGCCACGCTCGAAACGGAAGGAAGCATCGGTTTTAAGTCCGTGAATTTGGCTTGCTTTACGAATTCGCTCTGGTTTAAAGTGAGCGACTTCTAAAAATACACGTGTGGTACTGTCTTTAATGCCTGAATCTTCTCCACCCATCACGCCGGCCATGCCGATAGCCGCTGAAGCATCACAGATCATTAATTCTTCGCCCGTTAATTTGCGTTCAATTCCGTCTAAGGTTTTGAAGACGGTTCCAGCTGGTAAAGAATCAACGATTAATTTACCGCCTTTAATCTCATTCCAATCGTACGCATGCATCGGTTGGCCTAATCCATGGCAAATAAAATTCGTGATATCCACCACGTTATTAATGGGACGTAAACCGATAGCCGCTAAACGCTCCTGTAACCAAGCTGGAGAAGGGGCTACTTGAATACCATCGATCGTGATGCCACAGAAGCGGTCACAACCGGAGTCTTTTACCTCAACCGTGATGGGATGTGCGTTACTTTCGATCACCAAAGCAGGTGATGGCAATTGAATCGGAAGGCCTGTTACGGCACGAATATCACGAGCTACGCCCCAGTGAGAGGCAGCGTCCGCGCGGTTTGGTGTTAACCCGATTTCTAAAACTAAATCTCCTGCGATGTCAAAAAAGGATGCGGCCGGTGTTCCGTTAGGCACCTGAGTGTCCAACACTAAAATACCATCGTGTGAGGTTCCAATTCCAATTTCATCTTCTGCACAAATCATTCCTTCGGAAGGCTGTCCGTAGACTTTGCGCTTCTCAATTTTGAATAATTCTTTGCCTTCTTTGTCGTATAACTGGGTGCCAGGAGTGGCGACGATCACTTTTTGGCCAGCTGCTACATTCGCAGCGCCACAAACAATGGTAAATATTTCGTCCAAACCTGCGTCTACCGTCGTCAGGCTTAAGGTCTTCTCTTTCACTTCGAATTTTTCGCAGGTTAAAACTTCACCTACTACGAAACCTTTCAATCCACCAGGAATCTTATCATGAGGCTCAATACCTTCCACTTCAAGTCCGGTGTTTGTTAATAAAACGTCTAATTCTTCTGGGCTGCCTTGTGCAGGAAGCTTCGAAATATCAATAAAATCGCGTAACCAATTAAGGGAAATTTTCATCTGTCTAATTAACGAGTAAGCTTCATTTTGTAATCCACGGAAACTTTTCCTCTCGTGATATCACTTAACTTATTTTTGATGAGGCGTTTTTTCACTGGATTCAAATGATCTGTGAATAAAATACCTTCGATATGATCGTATTCATGTTGGATAATGCGAGCTGCTAAGCTTTCGAATACATCCGTTCTTTCTTCGCCTTGCTCAGTCCAATAGTGAATTTTCACGTATTCTGGGCGATAAACTTCGCCGCGAATACCTGGGATTGAAAGACATCCTTCCTCGAATCCCCATTCGTCGCCTGTTTCTTCCAAAATAGTCGGATTCACAAACACTTTCTTAAATCCAATTAATGACTCATCCACATCCTCGTCTTTTTCTCCCTCATTCATGGGACGGCCGTCCACCACAAACAACCGAATGTCCATGCCGATCTGAGGCGCAGCTAAACCAACGCCGCTAGCCGCATACATGGTCTCAAACATATCTTCCGATAATTTGATTAAATCGATGCTCCCTAATTCAATAGGGGATGCGACTTTTCTTAAAACAGGGTCCCCGTAGGGTATAATTGGATAAATCATGTCTATTAGCGCAATGCAAACAACAAATTTAGCAGAATTTATCCTTTGTTTTTCGTAATTTGCAGGGATTTTTAACCTAAGTAAGATTTAATAAAAAGATTATGAATAGAAACTTCTTTAAGGCACATCCTTGGCATGGCGTTCAAATAGGTGACCAAATGCCTGAATTAGTGACCGCGTTTATTGAAATTGTTCCTACGGACACAGTAAAATACGAGATTGACAAGCAAACGGGATATTTAAAGATTGACCGCCCGCAGAAATTCTCGAACATTGTTCCGGCTTTATATGGCTTTTTGCCGCAAACCTATTGTTCTGACGGTATCGCGGAATTAGCGCGTAAGTATTCTGGTAAGGATATTGAAAGAGGGGATGGCGATCCATTGGATATTTTAGTGCTTTCAGAGCGTGCGATTACGCACGGAGATATTTTATGTCAGGCGATTCCGATTGGGGGAATTCGCATGATTGATAAGGGTGAGGCGGATGATAAAATCATTGCGGTGTTAAAGGATGATCCGATTTATGGCAAATGGAAAGACATTGCGGATGCGCCTAAAGATATTGTGGAGCGCTTGAGACATTATTTCTGGACGTACAAAATGTTGCCAGGAGAAACTACCTCAAATGCGGTAGATATTGATGATATTTATGGTCGCGAGGTGGCGTTTGAAGTAATTCGCCAGGCGCGCGAGGATTACCGTAAAAACTTTGGTTAGTAAACCTTAATATAAATAAGCTATGTGGCAATTTGTCAAGTATTCGTTAGCGACTGTTGTAGGACTTTTTCTTTTTGCAATCGTCTCTTTATTGCTTTTGGCTGGTGTAGGTGCCGCCATCGGTAGTTCAGATGAGGTGTATGATTTGAAAGATAACTCCGTTTTAAAACTGGATTTGAATCGCCCGATTGTAGAAAATGCGACGCCGGAGGATAATCCATTTGCGGCACTTACGGATTTGTATTTTGCACCGCCAGAAAATTTGGGATTAATTCAGGTTTTGTCAGCGTTAGAGCGCGCGAAAGTAGATCCTAAAATCAAGGGTATTTATTTAGATGCTAGTTTTCCGATCGCAGGATATGCTCAGCTTTCCGAGATTCGGGAGGCGATTCAGAAGTTCCAAAAGTCTGGCAAATTCGTCTATGCTTATGCGAATTCATATACAGAAAAGGGCTATTACATTTCATCTGTGGCGGATAAGACCTATTTAAATCCAAATGGTTTATTGGATTTTAACGGTATTAGTGTTCAATATACGTTTTACAAGAAAGCGTTAGACAAATTAGAAATAGAACCTTTAGTGTTCCGAGTAGGTACCTATAAGTCAGCGGTTGAGCCATTTATTCGGGAGGACATGAGCGAAGAAAATAAGGCACAGACATCCTCATTCTTACAATCAATTAACACGTATGTGTTTGATAAAATTGCTCGTTCTAAAAATATCCCGGTACGTAAATTAGATCAAATTGCTGATAGTTTACAGGCTTTTGAACCTTCTAATGCAGAGAAATTAGGAATGGTGAAGCAAGGATATTGGGATGAGTTTGAGGCTTTATTAAAGAAAGCCTCTGGCGAGAAAGAGAAAGTGATTTATGTGTCGGTGAATAATTATTTGAAGGCAAAAAATCCGATTGATGAGGTTGAAGGAAAGGATCGAATTGCGGTTTTAGTGGCCGAGGGAGAGATTTCTGGAACGAGAGCTTCAGAGGGAAATATTGGCTCAGATGATTTCGTAAAAGAATTGAAGAAATTACGTGAGAGTAAATCAGTCAAAGCGATCGTGCTTCGCATTGATTCTCCAGGAGGATCTTCTTTAGCGTCTGATATCATGTGGCGCGAGATTGAATTGACTAAGAAGGTAAAACCGATTATCTCGTCTATGTCGAATTATGCAGCTTCTGGCGGCTATTACATGGCAATGGGAACGGATGTGATTGTGGCACAACCTACGACAATTACAGGTTCGATTGGAATCTTTGCGGCCTGGTTTAATGTGGATAATTTCTTGAAAAATACCTTAGGTATCACGCAGGATCACGTGAATACGCATGCAAATTCGAATTTTATGAATTCGGCTGGGGCCTTAACCGATTTCCAAAAGTCAGTTGTCCAAAATTCGGTGAACAAGGGCTATCTGTCGTTTACCACCAAAGCTGCGGCGGGTCGTAAGATGACCCTACAGCGTTTACAATCGTTAGCGGGTGGACGTGTTTGGACGGGTGCACAAGCAAAGCAAGTGGGCTTAGTGGATGAATTAGGTGGTTTGGATAAGGCAATTGAAATTGCGGCTGCTAAGGTGAAATTAAAGCCGGGTACCTATAAGGTGTCGGTCTATCCGAAGGCAAAATCATTCGTAGACGAGTTATTGAATTCAGCGACTTCTGAAACATCGCTTTCAGAGCGTTTGCTAGCTAAAAATATCCCTTGGGCTTCGTCTGTTTTAGAGGTGAACCGTTGGAAAAAGAGAGAAGGCTTCTTAGCAATGATGCCTTATTTAATGGAATTTGAATAGAAATAAAGCTTATATGGTACGTAATAATTGGACTCGTGAAGAGGTAGAAAAAATATACAACCAACCCTTTTTGGATTTGGTCTATCAAGCTGCGACAGTACACCGCGAGAATTTTGATCCGAATGAGGTACAAATCTCGACCTTGCTTTCCATCAAAACGGGTGGTTGCCCAGAGGATTGTTCTTATTGTTCGCAGGCAGCTCGCTACCACACGAACGTGAAAGTGCAAAAATTACTTCCTTACGAGGAGGTTATTCAGGCAGCTAATCGTGCGAAAGATAGCGGAAGTTCTCGCTTCTGCATGGGAGCGGCTTGGCGCGAAGTGCGTGATAACAAGGACTTTGACCGGGTGCTAGACATGGTAAAAGGAGTGAACTCGCTAGGGATGGAAGTTTGCTGTACGTTAGGGATGTTATCTGAAGAGCAAGCGCAGAAATTAAAGGATGCGGGTCTTTATGCCTACAACCACAATATCGATACGAGTGAGGAATATTACGATGATGTTATCTCAACGCGTACCTACGATGATCGTTTAGAGACGCTAGGAAACGTACGTAAAGCAAAATTATCAGTTTGTTCAGGTGGAATCATCGGTATGGGCGAAAGTGCCGGAGATCGCATCGGAATGCTTTTGACGCTAGCGAATTTACCTGAGCACCCTGAATCAGTTCCGGTAAACAATCTAGTTCCAGTAGAGGGAACACCTTTTGAGAATCAAAAGACGGCGTCTGTTTGGGATTTAGTCCGTGTTATCGCCACAGCTAGAATCATGATGCCTAAATCAGCTGTTCGTTTGTCAGCGGGTCGTTTAGAATTGAACTATGAAGGCCAAGCGTTCTGCTTTATGGCAGGTGCGAATTCGATTTTCTCTGGTGATGTCTTATTAACGACGCCTAATCCCGATACGAAATCAGATGCGGAATTATTCCAAATCTTGAGCATCAAGCCGAAGGAAGCCTTCAAAGATGCACGTAAATCAGGGATTGAATTTAATCAGATTCCCAGTGCGCAAGGCTTAGAGCACAAGCACTAGTTTTGCAAACCTAACTGAAGCGCTATTTCGAAAGAGGTAGCGCTTTTTTTATAGGCTTTTCTGCATCCGGTAATGTTGGATTTCTCCGAACAACAGATAGGATTCCGCAACGATCGAATACCCAATCGCCTGGTAAAAGGCTACCGCATTTTCCCTTGCTTCTAATACGATTTCGGTCCAGCCTTTTTGCTTTGCTTTTTCTTCTAAATAAGCCATAATGGCTTTCCCGATTCCCTTGCCCTGAGCTTCGGTAGCTGTTGCGACACAACGCACCTGGCCTTGCTTTTCAGCGGACTCATGCATACGCGCAACTCCCAGAACTTCTTCGTTTTCCACTGCGATGGCATGAATAGCTTTGTCCTCATCTGCCAAAACTTCTGAACCTAAAGGTTGGTTCCAAGGCTCTCTTAATACGCTAAACCGCAAGGCGTAATAGGCTTTCCAGTCAGAGTCGGTTTGGGGGGATTTTATTTCTAGCATGGTTTGTAAAAAAAATGGCGCCACCCGCAGGGTGGCGCCATAAATATACTCGATTTCGATCCTATTTTGCAAAGTTCACGGCGCGCATTTCGCGAATCACCGTTACTTTGATTTGACCAGGATATTGCATCTCTTTCTCGATTTTCTGAGAAATGTCAAATGATAAGTTCGACGCTTTTTCGTCACTTACGTTCTCTGAATCGACCATGATACGAAGCTCACGACCCGCTTGGATCGCATAGCACTTCTGAACACCATCGAATGAGGTAGCTAATGTTTCTAAATCACGAAGACGTTTCATGTACGACTCCATCATCTCGCGACGTGCACCTGGACGTGAACCAGAAATCGCATCACACACCTGAATGATAGGAGAGATCATAGAAGTCATCTCACATTCATCGTGGTGAGCTCCAATCGCATTACATACCTCTGGATGCTCTTTGTATTTCTGAGCCAGTTCCATTCCTAGCAATGCGTGAGGAAGTTCTGGCTCTTCATGCCAAACTTTTCCAATATCATGCAATAGACCTGCACGCTTCGCTAGTTTCGCATTCAATCCTAATTCAGCCGCCATCGTTGCACAAAGCTTCGCGACTTCGCGCGAGTGTTGCAATAGGTTTTGGCCATAAGATGAACGGAAACGCATACGTCCCACCATCTTAATTAATTCTGGGTGTAAGCCGTGAATCCCTAGATCAATTACGGTTTTTTCTCCGATTTCGATGATCTCATCGTCGATGTTCTTACGGGTCTTATTCACAACCTCCTCAATACGAGCTGGGTGGATACGACCATCTTGTACCAAACGGTGCAAAGACAAACGAGCAATCTCACGACGAACTGGATCGAAACCTGAAATAATGATCGCTTCTGGCGTATCATCTACGATGAATTCCACACCTGTTGCCGCTTCAAGCGCACGAATGTTACGACCTTCACGACCAATGATTTTACCCTTGATATCGTCTGATTCAATATTGAAAACAGATACGCAGTTTTCAATCGCATTTTCAGCTGCCGTACGTTGAATTGTTTCAATCACGACTTTCTTCGCTTCTTTCGTAGCTGTTAATTTCGCTTCTTCGATCGCTTGTTTCACTAAAGAACTCGCTTTCGATTCTGCCTCAGCCTTCAAGGCATCCATAATTTGTTGGCGCGCTTCGTCAGCAGAAAGACCTGCAATTTTCTCTAATTGGCTGATCTGGTTCGCCAGCATTGCCTCCGCTTCTTCGCGTTTCTTTTCTACGTCTTCTAGCTTCTTGCGGAAGTTCTCTTCCTTCGCTTGAACGCTTTGTTTCGCGGAATGTAGTTCTTGTTCTGCGGTGCGTTGTTGCTCCGCTTGTTGCGCTAATACGCGCTCTTTTTCGCGTAGTTTTTGCTCGTTTTCTAACAGAATTCCTTTTTTGTTTTGGGACTCTTCTTCGAACTCAGCGCGAAGACGTAGGAAGTTTTCCTTCGCTTCTAGCATACGGTCTTTCTTGATGTTTTCTGCAGTGATTTCTGCATTTTTTAGGATGTCTTCCGCTTTGCGTTGAGCATCCCCTTCGATGTTTTTATTTACCTTTGAGTAGAATACTTTTCCGGCAAATAACCCTCCAGCCGCAGCAATTAGAGGGATAATAAAGGTTAATATCGTGGACATATAGAACGAATGTGTGTTTATACATTAGTCCCCGGAAAAATCGAAAGAAAAGGAAAATTATACTGTGAACTCAGCCGCAAGAGATAACAATTCATTGTTTTCTTCCAAAACGTCGTCCTGGAGTGAATTGTGTTCTGCGTCAAATTTCAAACCACACATGGCTAAATCGAGTGCCACCATCGCCATCACGGCTGCGGGATCTGAACTATTTGTTTCTCGTTCGTAATAACGAACCAGTTTGTTCACTAATGATGCTGCATTTCGTACGTAAGCCTCCTCACTTGGACTAACCTTTAAGGCGATACTTTGTATGCCTACCAGTAGATTACAAGGGATTTTAGGATTCATGGATTGCGTAATTGGTCAATGCAATGATCTATTTTTGTAATATATTCTTCTAACTTTTGTTTCAACTCAGCGGTGGGAACTGCTGTGTTATCTGTACTAGCTACAATTTTAGCGAAATTATCTGATTTTTTAAAGTTTTTCTCCAATTCTTTTAGCCGTCTTTGAGTTTTAACAAGTTCCTCTGATTTCAGGGCTAGCTTTTGCTGGAGATCTTCGAGTTCAGCCTGTTTTTGGACCAATGTGCCTTGAAATTCGTGTAAACGCGCCACCATCCCGCTGATCTTCAGCTTGAGGTTCAGGTATTGCATTTTTAATTCACTTTTCATTTCAGGGCTAAGCTAGGTTTTCCGTTTCTCCAGGAGAATTCTTTGATTAATATAATGGCCAAAATACAAATAAATCCGATGTTCTGACTGATGAATAACGGAATTTGTAAACTGGCTAAGATAGAACCTGACTGAATAGCAATTACTCCTAAACTGATGTATACAATGGCGGCCATCCAGCGGTAGGGTGCTGGGTCGAATTTTTGGCCCCCTACATAACACAATAAAGTCATCACGATGGCTGAAGTTAAGAAAGAATAGGCACAAGCCATATAGCCATAGATGGGGATAAAAATGACATTCCCGATCAGCGTAACGGCTAGACCAGTGACCGTAATGATTGTTCCCATATAGGTTCTATTCGTCTTTTTAAACCAAACAGACTGCGTGTAATACACTCCTAAAAACAAGTTCGCTAACAAAAGAACAGGCACCACTCTAATGCCCTCCCAATAGATGGATTGACGCAAAAATAGTCCCTGAATCCAGAATAAATTTGAACTCACACCTACCCATAAAATCAAGCAAACTATCACAAACCAATGGCTCACGAGTGCTAAATTAGACTGTGAGTTTTCCGCTGATTTAGAGCCTAAGAAGAATGGCTCTGCTGCGTACTTAAAAGCTTGGATCGCTAAACTCATGAACACAGAAAGTTTGTAGCAATTGCCATAAATCCCCAAGGCGTCTTCCGAACTTCTACCCGGATAAAATCCTGCTGGTAAAAACTCCTCCAGTAATAAACGGTCAAACATTAAATTAAACATCGCCGCTAAACTCATGAACATGATGGGGTAGGAGTAGACCCACAATTTCTTCATTTCGGCGCCATCCCAAGTCCATTTGAAATCCGCAAAAGAGGAGCGTAACCAATAAAAGAGACTAGCGTTTGCGAGCAAATTAGCCAGAAAAATATAGCCGGCTCCGATGCTAGGGAAATAGAGATTCTGTAAAAAAGCAGGTCCCCAATGACCTTCATGCATGGGTTTTAACAGAGCCAAAAAGAAGAGATTTAACCCCACATTAATCAGGATGGAAACGATTTTTGCCTTGACAAATAATTGAATTTTACGTTCCAGTCTTAAACGGGCGAAAGGGATCGCCGTCACCGCATCAATGGCTAAAATCAAAGCAAGCCAGCGCATGAATTGACCTTTACCTTCGTATCCGAGTTGCGCCATTAAAGGGTCTGCAAAGACAAATAAACCAAGCGTGAACAAGCCCGATGTTAAGATAATTGCTGTTAAAATGATATTATAATAGCGTTCTGGGGCCTCTTTCGCATAGCGAAAATAAGCCGTTTCCATTCCGTATGTGTAGATGATATTCGCAATGGCCACATACCCGTAGAGTTTCACATTAACGCCCAAGGCAGCCGGCATAAAGGCGGCGGTGTGGATAAAAACCAATAAAAAATTCAGGGAGCGTCCTAGGATTGTACTGAATCCATAGGAAAGTGTTTCGCCAGCTAATTTTTTAAGAATGGACATGCGTAAATGTTCGGTCAATTCTCAAAGTTACAATTTATTGCTTTTGATAGCCGATGATTTGGTAAAAATGCTCAGAATAACTTTCGCTGATCGGAATGTGGTTCTCGCCTATTTTGATTTTTTGGCTGCGAATCGACTCCATTTTGCTGAGTGAAACGATGAACGATTTATGTACTCGAATAAAATCGGTGGACGGTAATTTTTCCTCAATAGATTTCATCGTCATGCGACAAACTACCGGAAATTTTTGGGTTCTTAGGTGGATTTTAATGTAATCTTTCAAGCCCTCGATATAAAGAATATCTTCGAGCATAATCTTCATTAAGGAGTAATCCGCGTGAATGAAAATGAACTCTAATTTAGGAGCTTCGGCAGGTTTATGAAGGAGTTGTTTGCTCTTGTAATAGTCAAGTGCCTTATGGCTAGCCTTTAGGAAACGCTCAAAATTGATTGGTTTTAAGACATAATCGATGACATCTAAATTAAAACCATCTAAGGCATATTGTTGGTAGGCGGTCACGAAAATGACCATGGGTTTAGTGGTTAAACTTTCCAGAAATTGCAATCCAGTCATTCCCGGCATTTGAATGTCTAGGAATAATAAATCAACAGGATTATTCTCTAAGTATTCCACGGCCTCCATCGCGTTTCGGCAGCGTTTCACGAGTTGTAAAAAGGGAACTTTGGAGATATTATCTTCGACTAAGTCCAAAGCTAAACTCTCATCATCTACCGCCATACACTTCAAAATGGTACCCGGGATTTCCACTAGATTTTCTTCTGACATAGCTTAGACGTGTTGAATGGTTAGTGTGATGATAAAATCAGAGCCAGAATCTTTGACTTGCAATTGGTGATTTGTAGGGTATAGCAATTCTAAACGTCTTTTTACATTCGCTAGGCCTATACCCGAACTCTCGTCTTTCGTCTCATTTATCACCGTTCCTTTTTTATTAGCTACTCTAAAATAAAGTTCTGATGAACTGTCTTTTAATTCAATTTCAATCGTCGGATTTTCAATGAATCCCACCCCATGCTTAAAAGCATTTTCAACAAAAGGAATCAATAACATAGGCTCGATATGGCTTGATTTTGGCCCTAATTCGTGTGCAAAGTTAATCTCAATGTCATCTCCAAAGCGAATCTTCTGTAGGTCAATATAGCTTTCTAAATACACTAATTCCTTGCTGATAGGAACGATCGAATCATTCGTCTCGTAAATCATATAGCGCATTAATTCAGACAATTTCACCACCACGGGCTCAACCATTTCCGGTTTTCTGCGTGACAAGGAAACCACGCTATTCAATACATTGAACATGAAATGTGGGCTGATCTGAGAGCGTAAAAAAGAAAGCTCGGATTTCAATCGCTCATTTTCTTGTTCTTTGACCTGCTCATCTTCTTTCATTCGATCCGAAATCAGTCGATAAGAGGTTCCGATGGCTGCATAGAACAATAATTGGAAAATCATTCGCATCAAGGCTCCTCTTCGAGCTCCGCCTCCCGAATGATTTCCAGGGAAGAATTGCGAGTAAGCCCAATGAAACAATTCCTCGTGGATCCAAAGCATAAACACAATGGCGCCGATGAGGGTTAAGAGGTAAATAATGACACCTTTAGCTCTCAATAACTTAGGAAGAAGGATCTCCGTATTTAAATAGAAGAAGGGGATATTGATGACCGTAAAACTGGTCATGTAGAAGATCCAAAAATAGGAACGTCGAATTTCCTCTGGGTTAGTGGAATTCGTATTCGGTCCTAGCAGGATAGGAAGTGCAATCAGGAAAGCCCAAAAAAACAGGTGTAATAACAGATTCCTGAATGTAGACGATTTATTTATCATGGGTTTTATGTTGCTTTTTGTATTCAGCGAATTCAAATTAAGAGAATCTTCCTTATATTTCCAGTATATTTTCTACCACTGTCCTGAATGTGCCGATGAATTGGCTAAATGGTTTTAGGTAGATTTGTCTAAACCTATCTTTTCAAAATGAAAAAATTGCTCTTTTCGTTGCTACTTGCCTCGCCATTAGGTGCTTGGGCTCAGCAATCGATTCCCCTCACAGATTTGTCTGCTTTTGATCAGCCTAGTAAGAACTGGACAATCGAGCAGGCTGTTTTTGCTAAGTATTCGGATACCCTTTTTCAGGTAAGTCCTGGTAGTGGTGTTTTGGTTAATACGTTGAGAGGCGGAAAGTACCATCGTACAGATGATTTGAAGTCCAAAATG encodes:
- a CDS encoding lipopolysaccharide biosynthesis protein, which translates into the protein MSILKKLAGETLSYGFSTILGRSLNFLLVFIHTAAFMPAALGVNVKLYGYVAIANIIYTYGMETAYFRYAKEAPERYYNIILTAIILTSGLFTLGLFVFADPLMAQLGYEGKGQFMRWLALILAIDAVTAIPFARLRLERKIQLFVKAKIVSILINVGLNLFFLALLKPMHEGHWGPAFLQNLYFPSIGAGYIFLANLLANASLFYWLRSSFADFKWTWDGAEMKKLWVYSYPIMFMSLAAMFNLMFDRLLLEEFLPAGFYPGRSSEDALGIYGNCYKLSVFMSLAIQAFKYAAEPFFLGSKSAENSQSNLALVSHWFVIVCLILWVGVSSNLFWIQGLFLRQSIYWEGIRVVPVLLLANLFLGVYYTQSVWFKKTNRTYMGTIITVTGLAVTLIGNVIFIPIYGYMACAYSFLTSAIVMTLLCYVGGQKFDPAPYRWMAAIVYISLGVIAIQSGSILASLQIPLFISQNIGFICILAIILIKEFSWRNGKPSLALK
- a CDS encoding LytR/AlgR family response regulator transcription factor, translated to MSEENLVEIPGTILKCMAVDDESLALDLVEDNISKVPFLQLVKRCRNAMEAVEYLENNPVDLLFLDIQMPGMTGLQFLESLTTKPMVIFVTAYQQYALDGFNLDVIDYVLKPINFERFLKASHKALDYYKSKQLLHKPAEAPKLEFIFIHADYSLMKIMLEDILYIEGLKDYIKIHLRTQKFPVVCRMTMKSIEEKLPSTDFIRVHKSFIVSLSKMESIRSQKIKIGENHIPISESYSEHFYQIIGYQKQ
- a CDS encoding sensor histidine kinase, producing the protein MINKSSTFRNLLLHLFFWAFLIALPILLGPNTNSTNPEEIRRSYFWIFYMTSFTVINIPFFYLNTEILLPKLLRAKGVIIYLLTLIGAIVFMLWIHEELFHWAYSQFFPGNHSGGGARRGALMRMIFQLLFYAAIGTSYRLISDRMKEDEQVKEQENERLKSELSFLRSQISPHFMFNVLNSVVSLSRRKPEMVEPVVVKLSELMRYMIYETNDSIVPISKELVYLESYIDLQKIRFGDDIEINFAHELGPKSSHIEPMLLIPFVENAFKHGVGFIENPTIEIELKDSSSELYFRVANKKGTVINETKDESSGIGLANVKRRLELLYPTNHQLQVKDSGSDFIITLTIQHV